A genomic region of Ursus arctos isolate Adak ecotype North America unplaced genomic scaffold, UrsArc2.0 scaffold_8, whole genome shotgun sequence contains the following coding sequences:
- the DPY30 gene encoding protein dpy-30 homolog, with protein MEPEQMLEGQTQVAENPHSEYGLTDNVERIVDNEKINAEKSSKQKVDLQSLPTRAYLDQTVVPILLQGLAVLAKERPPNPIEFLASYLLKNKAQFEDRN; from the exons atggagccagagcagatgCTGGAGGGCCAGACGCAG gtTGCAGAAAACCCTCACTCTGAGTACGGTCTCACAGACAATGTCGAG AGGATAGTAGACAATGAGAAGATAAATGCAGAAAAGTCATCAAAACAGAAAGTGGATCTCCAGTCTTTGCCAACTCGTGCCTACTTGGATCAGACAGTTGTGCCTATTTTATTACAGGGACTTGCTGTGCTTGCAAAAGAAAG ACCACCAAATCCCATTGAATTTCTAGcatcatatcttttaaaaaacaaggcaCAGTTTGAAGATCGAAACTGA